A window of Streptomyces sp. NBC_01224 genomic DNA:
GGCGGTCAATGTGACCACCGTGATCCAGGTGGGCTGCGACGTGGCCGGTTCGCGCTGGGCCGCAGAGACCGCCGCCGCGCATGCGAACGTGCACGCGGCGGTGGCCCTCCACCCCAACGAGGCCCCGCGCATCGTGCACGGCGACCCGGGGGAGCCCCCCGGGGCTGGAGGAGGCCGGTCGCGGCAGGGGGTGCGTGAAGGGGGCGGCCGGGCGGCACTGCACGAGGCCCTCGCGCAGATCGACGCGCTGGCCGCACTCGACCACGTACGCGGTGTCGGCGAGACCGGGCTCGACTGCTTCCGTACCGGCCCTGAGGGAATGGCCGCGCAGGAGGAGTCCTTCCGGGCCCACATCGAGATCGCCAAACGGCACGGCAAGGCGCTGGTCATCCACGATCGCGAGGCGCACGCGGATGTGCTGCGCATCCTCGCCGACGCGGGTGCCCCCGAGCGGACCGTGTTCCACTGCTACTCCGGCGACGCCGACATGGCCCGGATCTGCGCGGATGCCGGGTACTTCATGTCCTTCGCGGGCAATGTCACCTTCAAGAACGCCCAACCGTTGCGTGACGCACTGGCCGTCGCGCCGATGGAACTGGTCCTGGTCGAGACGGACGCACCGTTCCTGACCCCCGCCCCGTACCGCGGACGGCCTAACGCGCCCTACCTCATTCCGGTCACGCTGCGTGCCATGGCGGAGGTGAAGGGCGTGGACGAGGACACCCTGGCGTCGGCCATCTCCGACAACACCGCCCGCGCATTCGACTACTGACCGGTACGGGCCGGTGCCGGCCGACTCCCCGGCTACGGGGTGTAGTTGAGCCGTTTTGGAGAGTCATCGATGCTCCGCTATCGTCCCGGGCGCCATCAGGCGAGCCGGCCGATCGGATCCTCTGGAGCGTCGTGAGCAATTCGAAGGGCAGTCACCGTGCAGCACGCGGCAGGGGGCGTACGGCGGTGGCGATGCCGCCCGCCCGTCTCCCGGCCGCCGCATCCGTATCCGTACCGCTCCATGAGCAGCTGACGCTCGCCGCCTGGGCGGTGCGCGCCCCGACAGTCGTCGATACGCCCCTGCTACCCGGCCGGCCGGCACTCCCCGGCAGCGACGGCGGCCGGGCGGCGGCGCGTCGGGGCGGGCGGCGACGCAAGGTCCCCGTCCGCCCCGAGAGCCTGCGCCGCCTCGTCCCGCAGGCCCTCGTCGTCGCGTTCCTGGCCGGTGGCACCACCGCTTTCGTGGCCTGCGACAAGGCGGTGACGCTCGATGTCGACGGCACGCCCCGCACCCTGCACACCTTCGCGGCCGACGTCGACGAACTCCTCGCCGACCAGGGTGTCACCGTCGCCGCCCACGACACCGTCACCCCTGCCCTCGGTAGCCCGCTCGCCGACGGCGACGAGGTCGTCGTGCGGGCGCGGAGGTAGCGGAGGCGGCGGAGCGGGAGGCCGCACGTGCAACGGGGGCGAGCCCCCGGCCGCGCCGCGGCCGTAGGCTTACCGGGTGAGCACCACTGAGCCCGATGCCCTCCTGGGCCCCGCAGACATCCGCGAGCTGGCCGCCGAGCTGGGCGTACGCCCGACCAAACAGCGCGGTCAGAACTTCGTCATCGACGCCAATACGGTCCGCAGGATCGTGCGGACGGCGGAAGTCCGCCCGGACGACGTCGTCGTCGAGGTCGGTCCGGGGCTCGGCTCGTTGACCCTGGCGCTGCTGGAGGCGGCGGACCGGGTCGTCGCCGTCGAGATCGACGACGTGCTGGCGGGCGCCCTGCCGGCCACGGTCGCCGCCCGGATGCCGGGGCGCGCCGACCGGTTCGCCCTGGTGCACTCCGACGCGATGCTGGTCCGGGAGCTGCCGGGCCCGGCGCCGACCGCGCTGGTCGCGAACCTTCCGTACAACGTCGCCGTGCCGGTCCTGCTGACCATGCTGGAGCGCTTCCCGTCCATCGAGCGGACCCTCGTCATGGTCCAGGCCGAGGTCGCCGACCGGCTGGCCGCCAAGCCGGGCAACAAGGTCTACGGCGTGCCGTCGGTGAAGGCCAACTGGTACGCGGACGTCAAGCGTGCCGGGTCCATCGGCCGCAATGTCTTCTGGCCCGCCCCGAACGTCGACTCCGGCCTGGTCTCGCTGGTCCGGCGTACCGAGCCGATCACGACGAGCGCGAGCAGGACCGAGGTCTTCGCGGTCGTCGACGCGGCCTTCGCCCAGCGCCGCAAGACGCTGCGGGCGGCCCTGGCCGGCTGGGCGGGCTCCGCGCCCGCCGCAGAAGCGGCCCTGGTCGCGGCCGGGATCTCGCCGCAGGCCCGCGGCGAGGCGCTGACGGTCGAGGAGTTCGCCGCCATTGCCGAGAACAAGCCCTCCGGG
This region includes:
- a CDS encoding TatD family hydrolase, translating into MSRSEAPPLPEPLRVPVADSHTHLDMQDATVEEGLARASAVNVTTVIQVGCDVAGSRWAAETAAAHANVHAAVALHPNEAPRIVHGDPGEPPGAGGGRSRQGVREGGGRAALHEALAQIDALAALDHVRGVGETGLDCFRTGPEGMAAQEESFRAHIEIAKRHGKALVIHDREAHADVLRILADAGAPERTVFHCYSGDADMARICADAGYFMSFAGNVTFKNAQPLRDALAVAPMELVLVETDAPFLTPAPYRGRPNAPYLIPVTLRAMAEVKGVDEDTLASAISDNTARAFDY
- a CDS encoding ubiquitin-like domain-containing protein, coding for MSNSKGSHRAARGRGRTAVAMPPARLPAAASVSVPLHEQLTLAAWAVRAPTVVDTPLLPGRPALPGSDGGRAAARRGGRRRKVPVRPESLRRLVPQALVVAFLAGGTTAFVACDKAVTLDVDGTPRTLHTFAADVDELLADQGVTVAAHDTVTPALGSPLADGDEVVVRARR
- the rsmA gene encoding 16S rRNA (adenine(1518)-N(6)/adenine(1519)-N(6))-dimethyltransferase RsmA; amino-acid sequence: MSTTEPDALLGPADIRELAAELGVRPTKQRGQNFVIDANTVRRIVRTAEVRPDDVVVEVGPGLGSLTLALLEAADRVVAVEIDDVLAGALPATVAARMPGRADRFALVHSDAMLVRELPGPAPTALVANLPYNVAVPVLLTMLERFPSIERTLVMVQAEVADRLAAKPGNKVYGVPSVKANWYADVKRAGSIGRNVFWPAPNVDSGLVSLVRRTEPITTSASRTEVFAVVDAAFAQRRKTLRAALAGWAGSAPAAEAALVAAGISPQARGEALTVEEFAAIAENKPSGSGE